AACATTTCTTGTAGTATTTACATTAATTCCCATATTAATTTTATTTACTTTTTAATTAAAAAAGGAGAAAGTATGAATAAAAAAAATAAAGAAAGATACCTTTTTGCTTTAGATTTAGATGGTACTGTTTTATCTAATTCAGCAAAAGGAGAAATGCACCCAGATACAGAAGAAGCAATTAAACAAGCTGTCGCAGAGGGGCATATCATTTGTATAATAACAGGTAGACCTTGAAGAAGTACAAAACCCATATATGAAAAACTGGGATTAAATACAGTCGTAGGTAATTATAACGGAGCTCATATTCACAATCCTAAGGACGAATTTTTTATTCCACAGATCCACTATCTAAATTTAAATGAAATGCTTTACATTTTAGGTGATAAAGTTGTTAAAAAAGAAATTTCTAATATAGCGATAGAGGGTCCAGGATGAGTCCAATTGAAGAAAAGAGATGAAGCGCTAGAAAGAGTGTTTGGTTTTAGCGATTCTTTAAAATTCACTGTGGGTTTAAAATTGGATAAAATACCTTTAAAACCAACAGGGATTGTTTTTGACGTTAAAGAAACAACAGATGT
This genomic interval from Mesomycoplasma molare contains the following:
- a CDS encoding Cof-type HAD-IIB family hydrolase, yielding MNKKNKERYLFALDLDGTVLSNSAKGEMHPDTEEAIKQAVAEGHIICIITGRPWRSTKPIYEKLGLNTVVGNYNGAHIHNPKDEFFIPQIHYLNLNEMLYILGDKVVKKEISNIAIEGPGWVQLKKRDEALERVFGFSDSLKFTVGLKLDKIPLKPTGIVFDVKETTDVYALKTYLERRYGDLGEFSSWSKGEGLTPVFDITSVGVNKAKAVSLLMRYYGIDIDNTISIGDGYNDVSMFHVTNIAVAMGNSEPRIKRIATVVLKKTNKEGGVGHYIKKFLKDPNKEKEKSKRIRHSRNNREAEIT